The Salmo trutta chromosome 27, fSalTru1.1, whole genome shotgun sequence genome includes the window CCTTGTtttccagacttgtggagataaGGTGTTTTCCTTTTTATGGCAATTGTTTCAATGAAATGTAGTTGATTTGTAATCTTTCCACTGATCTGTTGTCCTTACCCCCTTTGTGTGTCCAGACTGAGGTGTAAATGTATGGGCATCAGAGAGCCCAGTATGAAGAAGACAGGCAGGCCGGTGGGGACTAAGGctcagagtggagagagggggaagactgAAGGCACTGCTACAGGAACCACCGGCAAGGCTGCAGCCAAGATCACAACAGCACCACTGTCAAAGGTACACTTCTATTATCCCACTACACTTTTTGTGACTAAGCCAGGTACACTTCTACCATATTATGTATTAGAAACGGGATGGTTtgagctctgaatgctgatttagccatggtatatcagaccgtatagcacgggtatgacaaaacatttcttgttactgctctaattacgttgcgtcgtgcctaagaacagccctttgcCGTGTTtttttggccatataccacacccccccatGCCTTATTACTTTAACATACAATGGCCTAGTTTGCCAACACCCATTTGTACATGTTTACCATGGTACCGAACATTACTAAGTTATTCTTCTGGTGGCTGGCTGGATCAGTGGGAGGGGTATTAAAGTAATCTTTCTCATGTGATTGTTCTCCAGGTTAAAAGCAATGATGATCTGCTAGCAGCAATGGCAGGGGGCGCTCCAGCTTCGAACCGCACTGTGACCAAGAACAAGAGGACTGCCTCCACGGGGACCAGCAATGGTAACCCAGACAGTAAACCAAAGACTAGCACAGGTATTATCTGTTTATATCTTTTATATTAGCTGACTAGCTTCTAATGACCTAGTCTATTTTCATCATATTTATTATTACTCTGCATTTCATGCttgctctgttctctctctttacAAGGTTCCTCAGCCAAACGTGTGACGTCCTCAACCTCCAAGGAGCCCAACTCATCACGGGATCGTCTGCGGACATCCAGAACATCGCCTAGTAAGAAGCAGTCATCATCAGGGGCAGGGCAGGGAGATGTGGCCCAGGGAAAGCGCTCTCGCAGTCAGCAGCTAGCAGAGTCAGAGGGCCGCATGAACAAGTCTAAATCAGACAGCCAGATCAGTAACAAGGTGGCCCTGGAGGCCAAGGTGGAGGACCTGCTGGGTTTGGCCAAGAGCAAAGACGTGGAGATCCTGCACCTGCGCAGCGAGCTGAGAGACATGAGGGCTCAGCTGGGCCTGGGACGGGAAGAGGTGCCCCCAGAGGAGGGAGAAGGcggaaggggggaggagaagcCCCTGGAGAGGGAGGTGTCGGCCATCACAGCAGCGGACGTGGAGTCCACGCTGCTCCTTCTGCAGGAGCAGAACCATGCCATCCGTGAGGAACTGAACCTGTTGAAGAGTGAGAACCGCATGCTAAAGGACCGACTCAATGCGCTTGGCTTCTCCCTGGAGCAGAGGCTGGATGGCTCTGACAAGCTCTTTAACTACACCTCCCTGAGCCCAGACCTGGCAGCCAGCAGCGGACACAGCGATGGCAGGTGCACTGGTACCCTCACTTCCTCTGTGGAGGGCTCTGCCCCGGGCTCCCTGGAGGACCTGCTGACGGCCCAACAGCACGGTGGTTCATTGGACAACTTGGACAGTGAGTCCAGCGAGGTCTACCAGGGTGTCACATCCAGCGACGATGCCCTGGACGCCCCCTCcggagcctcctcctcctccgagtCTGAGAGCCTGCCCAGCCGAGAGCGCTCGCGCCGGGGTAGCAGCGGCAATGCCAGCGAGGTGTCTGTGGCCTGCCTGACAGAGCGAATCCACCAAATGGAGGAGAACCAGCACAGCACGGCCGAGGAGCTGCAGGCCACACTACAGGAGCTGGCTGACCTGCAGCAGATCACCCAGGAGCTGAATGGAGAGAACGAGAGGCTAGGGGAGGAGAAGGTCATCCTCATGGACTCCCTGTGCCAGCAGAGCGACAAACTGGAGCACTACGGCCGGCAGATTGAGTACTTCCGCTCTCTGCTGGACGATCACCACGTGTCCTACGGCCTGGAGGAGGACATCAAGAGCGGCCGCTATATGGAGCTGGAGCAGCGCTACGTGGACCTGGCTGACAACGCCCGCTTCGAGAGGGAGCAGCTGCTGGGAGTGCAGCAGCATCTCAGCAACACACTGAAGATGGCTGAGCAGGACAACGCCGAGGCCCAGGAGGTGATCGGCGCTCTGAAGGAGAGAAACCACCACATGGAGCGCATCATGGAGTCAGAGAGGCAGGACCGGGGGGCCATGGTGGCAGCATTGGAGGAGTACAAGGCAGCGGTGAGCAGTGACCAGGTAGAGCTGAGCCGCTGCAGGGCCCAGCTGGACCAGGAGAGGCAGAAGGTGGCTGAGCTCTACTCCATCCACAACTCTGGAGACAAGAGTGACATCTGCCAGCTGCTGGAGGGTGTTCGGCTGGACAAGGAGGAGGCAGAGGGCAGGGCTGCCAAACTGCAGGAGGACCTGGGCCACGCCTGCAGTGATGTCACCAGGCTGCAGGACACCCTCAATAAGGTGAGTCCACGCACACACTATCCTACAGAGGTAGTACACTTTCCTTCATCCCACCCTTTTGATGGTTGCTTCTGTCTCCTGTATCCAACTTGTGAAAAGTTCATAAAAGTTCACTTTCCTCTATACCaccttaaagtaactgtccagtgtttttaATTAATTATGAGTGAAATATTTTTCCTTAAATTGTTttattaagtatgttaaaaagcagcttttctgtgtttgaatggtgtgggttgtaccccaacaacagaatggtgtggccGTATACTGGTCATTAAGAATATTCAAGTAAacagctgattggccagctcagcaAATGGGCCAACGTGACATCACGTTATAAAGAAATAGAAAGCATTTTTGAGGTGGGGTTTTTGAGGTGTTCTTTTCTTTCATTTATTCTTATACGAGTATAggacgagtcaacaacattatttgggtatgagttaacagaatatgaacttttaaatgtgagattttcactggacagttactttaaagctTTCATAGAAATGCATCTGTCTGCTTTATGCACTCACTGGTCAGttttaggtacacccatctagtaccgggacAGACCCACCTTTTCCTCCAGAACAGACAAAATTAttcggggcatggattctacaagtcaGAAACGATCCACAGGAATGTTGGTCTATGCTGATGTGATGGCATCACATAGTTGCTGCAGATCAGATGGCGGTAGACCACTGCCACCAACTtataccgttgacaccaggcaggattgGTCTTTGGATTCATGCtatttacgccaaatcctgactctgccatcagcatgactcaACAGgaaccaggcaatgtttttccactcctcaatccagtgttggtgatcgtgtgCTCACTGAAGCCACTAtatcttgtttttagctgataggagtggtacccggtgtggtcatctgctgcagaagcccatccatgacaaagatcgacgagttgtgcgttccgaaatgccattctgcacacgactgttgtactgcgccgttattgtctgtttgtggcccgcctgttagtttgcatgattcttgccattctcctttgacctctctcattaacgagctgttttcgcccacatgACTGCccctgactggatgtttttgtttgttgcaccattctctgtaaaccctagacactgttgtgtGAATAGCCCAGGAGGACggctgtttctgagatactggatccggtGCACCTGGCACAGATGATCATACCACTCTCAAAGttacttaggtcactcgttttgcccattctaacattcaatcgaacagtaactggatgcctgtctgcctgctttatatagcaagccacggcatCGTGACTCACTGTCTATAGGATCGATCCATTTTCTTGAactgggtggtgtacctaataaactgagtgTGTACAGTTTTGCGGTTATGCTGCAggatttagaggtaatttgtggtttagtaggGTACcttgcgtcaccacttcattgctccagagcaGCGCAAGgaggagttagagcactgattatgcttttgggtcctactgtgacAATAAATGAGTGACatgaaactgataattgtgcacgacctaagtattacttactaaaactgttgttacactaatgtttttattattttgttaggattattttgctcttactgtagtcctgtacagcgcctgagtggcACAACGAAataagacactgcatagcagtgcaagctgtgttgctacagatgctggttcaacaCCCTctactgggagacccatgagatgactaggattttgttttctctctctctaaaaacagaaataaatcattcttaaTAACAAATTAGtaaatgtctcaccccatgttcaagaatggcctttttctcgctcattttacattatttgaaaatttaaatctccaaaatattattgttttaaacaaagtgatttactattaatttagaattatgtaaaagccccttggatattctcacagatatattattaaccctgttattagcaggacagtAAATATTGTTcatagctcccgagtggcgcacaatgggattgccttgcagttctccagttGTATCCACTGAAAGCGTGCGATGTTCAAAgcacgagggcagggggcacGGGGAGGTCGCGGAGCCGCGCACAGAAGAccgacctagcccatggggagggggggggtggacCACCACCCCGCCCCCGccacactgggtagcacagagcaacactttattaaggggcattgcactaataatggcgctgactagggaaatGTTCCcactgttcttagtgccagtctgcacgttcaaactaaaacaatgtaactaataatggcatctttatgctttcgttaataaaataatgataaaaatactctttcaaaatgccaatgtttatttagttatggatccataatgaattactatgggaataaatatcagtgaattacagaaatatcctctatgtaattattggcggagagacGTCATATTtgtcgatatactgtaggcctacc containing:
- the LOC115164671 gene encoding cytospin-A-like isoform X3, which codes for MTLSSIILHTSHWTKASVGLRCKCMGIREPSMKKTGRPVGTKAQSGERGKTEGTATGTTGKAAAKITTAPLSKVKSNDDLLAAMAGGAPASNRTVTKNKRTASTGTSNGNPDSKPKTSTGSSAKRVTSSTSKEPNSSRDRLRTSRTSPSKKQSSSGAGQGDVAQGKRSRSQQLAESEGRMNKSKSDSQISNKVALEAKVEDLLGLAKSKDVEILHLRSELRDMRAQLGLGREEVPPEEGEGGRGEEKPLEREVSAITAADVESTLLLLQEQNHAIREELNLLKSENRMLKDRLNALGFSLEQRLDGSDKLFNYTSLSPDLAASSGHSDGRCTGTLTSSVEGSAPGSLEDLLTAQQHGGSLDNLDSESSEVYQGVTSSDDALDAPSGASSSSESESLPSRERSRRGSSGNASEVSVACLTERIHQMEENQHSTAEELQATLQELADLQQITQELNGENERLGEEKVILMDSLCQQSDKLEHYGRQIEYFRSLLDDHHVSYGLEEDIKSGRYMELEQRYVDLADNARFEREQLLGVQQHLSNTLKMAEQDNAEAQEVIGALKERNHHMERIMESERQDRGAMVAALEEYKAAVSSDQVELSRCRAQLDQERQKVAELYSIHNSGDKSDICQLLEGVRLDKEEAEGRAAKLQEDLGHACSDVTRLQDTLNKLDGEYQDFQEQVQKQMAEQKRGLEKQRGELLEKETEIGDMKETIFELEDEVEQHRAVKLHDNLIITDLENSVKKLQDQKHDMEREMKILHRRLREESAEWRQFQADLQTAVVIANDIKSEAQEEIGDMRHRLREAQEKNEKLSKELDEVKNRKQDEERGRVYNYMNAVERDLAALRQGMGLSRRSSTSSEPSPTVKTLIKSFDNASSQGTPTCECLVPPTAAPAAPTAPAATLPRTPLSPSPMKTPPAAAITPIQRHSITGSISAAKPLSSLNDKRPSYTDISMPEHHLRGSSASRPASALQRVSNMDSSKAMAISVSRRSSEEMKRDISAPEGGTSSSLMAMGSASSLSSSSPTASVTPTARSRLREERKDPLSALAREYGGSKRNALLKWCQKKTEGYQRSSSGSAPNYTCPFNCLTEKLWFAWLHCASGMETNHLCFLGGDYFVVAVAEETILSGLECANRNLVSITLSLYRTCCLDH
- the LOC115164671 gene encoding cytospin-A-like isoform X2; the protein is MTLSSIILHTSHWTKASVGLRCKCMGIREPSMKKTGRPVGTKAQSGERGKTEGTATGTTGKAAAKITTAPLSKVKSNDDLLAAMAGGAPASNRTVTKNKRTASTGTSNGNPDSKPKTSTGSSAKRVTSSTSKEPNSSRDRLRTSRTSPSKKQSSSGAGQGDVAQGKRSRSQQLAESEGRMNKSKSDSQISNKVALEAKVEDLLGLAKSKDVEILHLRSELRDMRAQLGLGREEVPPEEGEGGRGEEKPLEREVSAITAADVESTLLLLQEQNHAIREELNLLKSENRMLKDRLNALGFSLEQRLDGSDKLFNYTSLSPDLAASSGHSDGRCTGTLTSSVEGSAPGSLEDLLTAQQHGGSLDNLDSESSEVYQGVTSSDDALDAPSGASSSSESESLPSRERSRRGSSGNASEVSVACLTERIHQMEENQHSTAEELQATLQELADLQQITQELNGENERLGEEKVILMDSLCQQSDKLEHYGRQIEYFRSLLDDHHVSYGLEEDIKSGRYMELEQRYVDLADNARFEREQLLGVQQHLSNTLKMAEQDNAEAQEVIGALKERNHHMERIMESERQDRGAMVAALEEYKAAVSSDQVELSRCRAQLDQERQKVAELYSIHNSGDKSDICQLLEGVRLDKEEAEGRAAKLQEDLGHACSDVTRLQDTLNKLDGEYQDFQEQVQKQMAEQKRGLEKQRGELLEKETEIGDMKETIFELEDEVEQHRAVKLHDNLIITDLENSVKKLQDQKHDMEREMKILHRRLREESAEWRQFQADLQTAVVIANDIKSEAQEEIGDMRHRLREAQEKNEKLSKELDEVKNRKQDEERGRVYNYMNAVERDLAALRQGMGLSRRSSTSSEPSPTVKTLIKSFDNASSQGTPTCECLVPPTAAPAAPTAPAATLPRTPLSPSPMKTPPAAAITPIQRHSITGSISAAKPLSSLNDKRPSYTDISMPEHHLRGSSASRPASALQRVSNMDSSKAMAISVSRRSSEEMKRDISAPEGGTSSSLMAMGSASSLSSSSPTASVTPTARSRLREERKDPLSALAREYGGSKRNALLKWCQKKTEGYQNIDITNFSSSWNDGLAFCAVLHTYLPAHIPYQELTSQDKRRNFTLAFQAAESVGIKSTLDLNEMASTERPDWQSVMTYVTAIYKYFET